A single Kryptolebias marmoratus isolate JLee-2015 linkage group LG7, ASM164957v2, whole genome shotgun sequence DNA region contains:
- the tspan5a gene encoding tetraspanin-5a, whose amino-acid sequence MSGNHYKGHEVSCCIKYFIFGFNILFWLLGMALVGIGLWAWSEKGVLSNISSITDLGGLDPVWLFMVVGGVMFILGFAGCIGALRENTFLLKFFSVFLGIIFFLELTTGVLAFVFKDWIKDQLNLFINNNIRAYRDDIDLQNLIDFTQEYWECCGAFGADDWNLNIYFNCTDGNPSREKCGVPFSCCTKDPAEDVINTQCGYDIRGKLDAEQKDYINVKGCVPQFEKWLQDNLTLVAGIFIGVALLQIFGICLAQNLVSDIEAVRASCFFT is encoded by the exons ATGTCCGGCAATCACTACAAGGGCCACGAAGTCAGCTGCTGCATCAAATACTTCATTTTTGGATTCAACATCCTGTTCTGG CTGCTGGGCATGGCCTTGGTTGGAATTGGACTGTGGGCATGGAGTGAGAAG GGGGTCCTGTCCAACATCTCGTCCATCACAGATCTGGGGGGTCTGGACCCCGTCTGGCTCTTCATGGTGGTTGGAGGGGTCATGTTCATTCTGGGCTTTGCCGGATGCATTGGAGCGCTTCGGGAAAACACCTTTTTACTCAAGTTT TTCTCCGTGTTCCTTGGAATCATCTTCTTCTTGGAGCTGACGACGGGCGTGCTGGCCTTTGTCTTCAAGGACTGGATCAAGGACCAGCTGAACCTGTTCATCAACAACAACATCCGGGCGTACAGGGACGACATCGACCTGCAGAACCTTATCGATTTCACTCAGGAATAC TGGGAGTGCTGCGGTGCGTTTGGAGCGGACGACTGGAATCTGAACATCTACTTTAACTGCACTGATGGGAACCCCAGTCGGGAAAAGTGTGGAGTTCCTTTCTCCTGCTGCACCAAGGACCCGGCG GAGGATGTAATAAACACTCAGTGTGGGTACGACATCCGAGGCAAACTT GACGCGGAGCAGAAGGACTACATCAACGTGAAGGGCTGCGTGCCACAGTTTGAGAAGTGGCTGCAGGACAACCTCACCTTGGTGGCTGGGATCTTCATCGGAGTTGCATTACTCCAG aTTTTCGGGATATGTTTGGCCCAAAATTTAGTGAGCGACATCGAGGCAGTGAGGGCGAGCTG
- the LOC108229053 gene encoding uncharacterized protein LOC108229053 — protein MIRGVCLGPFRLFLVCSVAGLLMDQHRDAEDDQELNKAILEMLHIKKVSASHQAKAHPYMRRIYQHLAALDAPDFESLDGVLVHSFKSVDAPPAAPDGWIWFNVSSLNPSMLGAELVLFRRTLHPRPLSVTVALHGVVAPQDPLEERLALQERQLTLDQRPSSGYDVFDVSELLAARPLEVVGFQLHYTDESGSLVLHEALTQRLYCLSRGCLSEPLLVLYQERPLQV, from the exons ATGATCCGAGGAGTGTGCTTGGGACCTTTTCGTCTTTTCCTGGTGTGCTCCGTCGCAGGCTTGTTGATGGACCAGCACAGAGACGCAGAGGATGACCAAGAGCTCAACAAAGCTATTTTGGAAATGCTGCACATCAAGAAGGTGTCAGCGAGTCACCAGGCCAAAGCGCACCCGTACATGAGGAGGATCTACCAGCATCTCGCCGCGCTGGACGCTCCAGACTTTGAAAGTTTGGATGGAGTTCTGGTGCATAGCTTTAAAAGTGTCGATG CTCCACCTGCCGCTCCTGACGGCTGGATCTGGTTTAACGTCAGCAGCCTGAACCCGTCCATGCTGGGTGCCGAGCTGGTCCTGTTCCGGAGGACCCTCCACCCGCGTCCCCTCAGCGTGACCGTCGCCCTGCACGGGGTGGTTGCGCCGCAGGACCCCCTGGAGGAACGCCTGGCCCTCCAGGAGAGGCAGCTGACCCTGGATCAGCGGCCCTCCTCCGGGTACGACGTGTTCGACGTCTCCGAGCTCCTGGCCGCGAGGCCTCTGGAGGTGGTGGGCTTCCAGCTGCACTACACAGACGAGAGCGGGAGCCTGGTCCTCCACGAGGCGCTGACGCAGAGGCTGTACTGCCTGAGCAGAGGCTGTCTGAGCGAGCCCCTGCTGGTGCTCTACCAGGAGCGCCCTCTTCAGGTCTAA